The Panicum virgatum strain AP13 chromosome 6K, P.virgatum_v5, whole genome shotgun sequence nucleotide sequence GGCCCATGAATCATATATAATTCACCATTATCTGATTGCCACCCTAGCCTCTGACTATATTTATTTCTTCTGGTAACCCTAAAAGGCTAtgctttttctattttttttcttgaccaTGGGTGAGACCCTCTGGGCAGTTTTTGGATTGGGAGAGGTACCCACAAATTGGTGAGCCCTGGGTTTGATCCTGGGTGGCCGTACTCTCAACTGGAAGCAGTAACCAACCAAGCTGCTTGGTTCACCAAGATGCACAAGATGAATAGTGATGGCACATAGTTTCTAATTACCTTTTCAGATGCAATAGTTTCAAAAATTACAATGTATATACTATATACCCCATTTTGTTTTTTGTCCCACCAAACACAAACTTTACCAGATACGTGTAGAAGTTTATAACTAACCAATTTATCTGGCATTGTTCAGCTGATGGTGGATTAGATCATTTAGATGAAATGAGATTAAACAAGTATATCCTATAAAAGACACATAGGTGCACGCATAACATAGTATTAAGGTTGACATGAGCGGACACCACTTTACCCTAGATGTTCATTAAGGACTAACTCCTACTCCCTATTACATACTACTTGGATTTTTTTCCCCACTGGTTTTCCACATTGCGTTGGAATGTATTAATTGTGCTACATCTTTCAGCATCAACATGGGAGATAAGGAGGTTGAACATATCAGGATCAAGTCCAAAGTGTGTTGTTACTCTTATGTTGGAGATTTCTCCGAGTTTTTGGGGCAGATGGAAGAGAACGCACTCCTCAAATTTTGACAAAAGTATCCCTTTTGCTTTGCTCAGCCAAGTAGCAGGTTGGTCAAATACGCTTCTGTTGCAACaaatataaaataattttgaTTATATATTAAAGCCCTTGCTTTTTCTCTACTATGGCCAGGTCTAAGAGAGTACTTTGCTGCCAATCCAGCCTTGACATCTGATTTACCTTCAACAGTAGTGAAGTCAAAAGCATCTGAACCTTTGATCATACAGAGTGAACTCGAAGATTCTGAACCTGATGACGAATTTTATGATGCACTTGCTAGAGGTGAATCCTTTGAAGATGAAGATAGCGACGATGATGATGGTGCCACAACTCCAAAGGTGAACACTACGGTTACAAATCAGGATTGTGCAATGCAGATAGCCTGTTATGTTCAACGACAGATGGAGACCTAATCCTTTTATAATCTGTGCAGGCTGGAAAAGTGAAACTGAAGAATGTATCATGGGCTCTTGCTGGTTTAGCTTTAAAGAAAACTAAAGGTAAATTTTAACCATATGCTTTTCAAATTTTATAGCATTGCTGAATATGATAAGCATATATGCATTCAACTTTAGTTTCACAAACCCTACAACTGAACAATTAGACACGCAAATCAGTGTGCCTACACACATAAACATGTATGTAGGTGTGCACAAGGTACAGATATATGTGTGCCCATTTACAGAAATAGTTTGTAGTGGAAGCGCAGAAGAATAGTGGTTGCATAGAATGGTAGTATATCTATAATATAGAAGAAACCAACATGCTCAGCTAGCATGACGGACCAATGAATAACACCACTGTAGACTATGATGATGATCAAGTAAAATGGATACACTAATTTCTGGGTTAAACTAAAGCCTATGGAAACAGTTAACTGACCTCCATTTGTTATACTACTTTTCCAAAATGGGGTCCAATTTTGAAAAGGTAAcacaaatatttgaactaaagaggctTGGAGGAGGCTTATTATACTACTTTTCCAAAATGGGGTCCAATTTTGAAAAGGTAATACAAATAAttatttgaactaaagaggctTGGAGGAGCCCCTACCCTAAGCCTAAGGATCAAGAATTGACATCTCTATTCATTTGCCTACACTTGAATGATGCAATGAATAGGCTCTATATCGATAAATATTGCTAGTATTTTTTACTTCAATGAAAAAGAGAACACGGTCGGTGTTTGTATTGGTGCATTAATGTTCCTTTTGGGttcggttcaaaaaaaaaaatgttcctTTTGGGTCACGGCTGAAATGTACTAGTGTAGTAGAAACTAGGTAGATCAAATTCACTATAATTGTACAGAAATGTCCCAACTAGAGTCCCAGTTGTAACATAAAGTTCACTATAGTGTCTCTTTTCTGTCCTTCTCAACTTTGCTTCTTTTCCTAGTTTAGTTTTTGTTTCAGTCGTCATTCATTCAATGCAACCATTTTGTTTCATATTAAATCTTAAGTATGGTTCAATTTTTTCTACAGCTTTGGTTGAGACCAGTGAATTGGTTACGAATTCTAGTCCAGTAACTGCTGACCCCAGCCACTTCCATGGCACCCTTCGTAGAGCGAAAAGTGAAAATGACCCTAATTCTTGGAGTGCACCTGGTGGGGAGAAGTTTATGATCAGAGGGAAGACTTACTTGACAGATTACACCAAGGTATGATCGTGTGATGGAGCACTACAATTGTGGAAACAAACAAAAGTTATTTCTCTGCTAGTTAAAAAGAGTACAAAATCATGGTTCACCTAGAAGATCGAAGCAGAAGTCTGCTATTGTATACAAAATGTTGCTTTCATGATAGCAATTAATTCTTTGGTTAATAAGTATATCTGAGCATTAttttttctcgaacgcgcaGGAGATATCTGAGTATTATTGTGTGAACCGATGCAAATTTGATCTGTTACTTTTCTTATTGAATTGCCTGTGACTTGTTAACTTTTATTTATCAATGCTTCTATATTGTGGAAGCTTCACCTTCAtcttcttatttttatattagcTAGAAGGCCCGAAATCAATCAGTAATCACATTGTGGCCAGACATTGTTCTATATAACAAGTGTCTTTGTTTCAAGGCTAATTTGTGACATCTCTGGTGTTAACTTGGCATATAAACAGGTGGTTGGTGGGGATCCGCTTCTAAAGCTAATTGCGGTCGATTGGTTCAAGGTTGATGAGCGCTTTGATTCTGTTGCCTTGCATCCCAAAAGCCTTGTGCAGGTAAGCAAGGTTGATAAATATTACCAATATTCTGCAGTGATGGCCATCAGTTGCTGCTTTTGGAACTCACTTAATGTTAGAATTAGTTTCGTGATTGCATTGATTTTTCAGATTCTTCCTGGCCAATAAAATACAAGTATATCAATGCTTCACTGTCCTCTGCAGAAAAACTTGCATTTTTTACACAGTTAGAAAATTTTGACTTTCGACAAAACTAAAaggacctacattttggaacagaggaggtacATACCACTCATCATGTTAGTTCATAGATCTTAGGAACTATCTGTATGGTTTCTGGAAGCTTCAATTTCTAGAGGGAGTTTAAAATTATGCTAGTCAAATGATAGCACTAGTTTAACTTTATCTCTTGCCAATAAACTTATATTAGTATGTAGGCCTGGACTGTTAATTTTGTTGACCATCTTTAttatcttcttccttcttcatcAATGGTGTTGGATAAGATTGGACCTTCAACATAATTGTAAGCTTCATTGCCCTTTTGCAAATGCATGTAAGCAATTACTACTTTGAAGTGAACAAATGTAGCCCTAAGCTAAAAAACACAGAAGATTGTATAATCACCAATAGTGCTCGTGCTTTTTTAACATTAATGCTAGTTTATAAGGGCAGTCCAAACCCACTGACCTAGGATAGTTTTCATGGCATTAAATAGCCTGCCATGTAAGCAGTTTGATGAGGTGGCAAGAGAATTAAGGAAGCGAAAGATGGAAATGGTTTCTCATGGAAGAAACCATGTCTACACGAGAACCAAGAAAGTGAGAAAGGGGATAGGGACACGAAAGGAGAGAGAAGATAGGGGATTGATAATTTATTTTGAAGAAACAATCCGTTGGAATATAGTTTCTATGGGTAGTGTCTACTATGACATCGCATGTATAGAAACTACATCTAGTGTCTTGGGTTGGGATTGCCCTAATGTAATTACATGCAGACCCAAAAGGAACTTGTCCATTATACTGTACTCTGTGACTTAGCATGCAAGTTCCTGTGTGCctaattttctttttgtttttacaTTACAGTCAGAAGCTGCAAAGAAGATTCCTTTCATATTGGTTATAAATTTGCAGGTACTTACAGTTATGAGTTTCTTGTATTGTCTAAATTTAtagtttggctttgtgcttagCAAACCATCGCATCAAGCTTCATTGGAGAGCACCTGTCATCCCGTTTTCTGTGGATGGACATGATACGTGATTTATTGACTAGGATAAACATGCAGGTTCCGGCAAAACCAAATTATAACTTGGTTATGTACTACGCAGCAGAGAGACCAGTGAACAAAGATTCTTTGTTGGGTAGGTTCATTGATGGAACTGATGCGTTCCGAGATGCCAGATTTAAACTTATTCCAAGCATTGTTGAGGTATGCATGTCTTAGTTGATGTATCATATTACCATTGGATGTGATAATTTGTTCATCTAAACTCATGTACGAAATGATCTCAGGGCTATTGGATGGTAAAGCGCGCAGTTGGAACGAAAGCTTGCCTTTTGGGCAAAGCAGTAACGTGCAATTATCTTCGCCAGGATAACTTTCTGGAGGTACtcaattgtaaaaaaaaaacccaGCTCTTTCACTGAAAATTTCAAATAATCTAAGATAACCTGCTGGCAAATTTCAACGCCAAACAACTAGAATGTACACATGACGAataatgatatttatttttttagccttgttcttttgtttttttcctatttttcttaccgtattttattattttaatttGAGTATCACAGTGCCTAAGGTTGTTAGCTCAGTCAGTCTGGGCGCAGCCAGCGGCACCCGCAGgtggggggttcgaacccccactGGGGCGGATTTCCCCCGCCTACGGAAAAAGCCCCCCCTCGCTGTGCTCTTGATGACTTGGGCTGTGTTGTCAGCCTGGGCCCGGCCCGGTGGGTAACGGTCTCAAGAACGTGGCACCAGACCCAGTGGGCTGAGTTGTCAGCTTGGGCCCGGCCCGTTGGGTGACGGTCCCATGAACGTGGCACCAGACCCAAGCTCAAGAGCCGGGGTTCGGGGGGGTTCTCGGCCGGGGTCAACTTGGCCTCTTCTTAATTTGAATGCCGCGGGGGGTCTTTCCCCCAcccggtcgagttttttttttaatttcagtATCACAGTGGCCTTACAAAGGAAATTTGCTTTGCAGATAGATGTTGACATTGGTTCATCTTCTGTTGCACGGAGTATTATTGGTCTAGTATTGGGATATGTCACAAGCATTGTTGTTGATCTTGCTATTCTTATTGAGGTACTCCTTGGTCCCTATTACTTTACCAGCCGGAACTGAAAGAACTATGCGCTTTTATCATTTCCCCCATAAACCTTTCAATTCCTAACTGGATTATGATAAATATGATTTCACAAGCATCTACTGTAGTTATATTCTAGTTTTTACAGACATTCATGCATCTACCACAATGATACCTGCGCAACTTACTGTATCTACTTTGTTAAGCTCCAGCACCAAGGAAAAACCTCATTGAATGTTCCCAACATTTTACCAGGAAAACCAAAGACCACACCTTGAAACCcgtttgttaatgtttgcctaATTTAGACTTGGATTTCGTCAAGGGATACGCTCAAGAACGAATACCATGCTCTGTTTTATGAATTTAGCAAGGCTTCATTTTGCTCTACATTGGATAACGTGAAGGTGCTAACAGCTTTATCTCTGCAGGCaaaggaagagaaagagctGCCTGAGTACATTCTGGGCACTGTCCGTCTGAACCGCGTGAACCCCGACAGTGCTGTGTCAATCTGATTAAGTTAATTCCTTCTCTTATCGCAATTTTCCTCTTCACCCACCGAAGAGGTATATAGTTTTTGGCAGAACTGTCCATTTTTTCCCTCTCTTATCCTTCACCTAAGAGAAGTAGGATAGCATCTTTAATGTGAAGTAGTGTCACTATGCGCTGATCCCTGATCGAGGGTTGGCATATGTACAGAATACAGTAAAAGGTATGAATACATGACGCATTCGTAAATAGAAGACATGAAAGGTTATGTTATAGTAATATATTCTAAAATCGCGCATGCTGATTAACTGGAATTAGAAGTACAGGCGcacgctttttttttttttttgccccggGTGAAAGGGAGTTTAGCAGTAGCAGGATTACATTCGTTCTCAACCAGGTCCAAGACACACACAGGTTCATGTGCGACTGAATTACACTTCCTTCTCACCTGGGTGATGGACCAATTGCCCAGCAGCTGGGTATGTTCTCTGGCTTCAGCAAAGATGAAGCTGAGCTCTGATCTGTCCGTTTTACATGTTAGGCCTTTGAACTATCCGCGCGCAGTCTGTATCAAATATCACTGAGCCTGGCCCCCATTCCGTCGCAAGGCAGTCACCTTCCACCCACGCCATCGCTTCTGCTTCTTCTGCATTCAGGCACTGAAGAAGTACTCGCCAGGCCGTAAATAAGATCTGGCCCGATGAATTCCTGGCCGTTAGCCCCAATGCCAGCTGCGCCGGTTTGGCCAATGAAGGACCCATCCACATTGACTTTTGTCCACCCCACAGGGGGCGGCAGCAATCAGGTTGTTCGCGGCTGGCTAATGTTAATGTACTTCCTCTGTTCctaattataggtcgtttgacttttttcacCCTAAATTTGAGTATtcgttttatttaaaaatttgtgcaaaatatcaactcttttgttgtggcttacttcatcaatacaagttcttcaagaatgagttaaatttgactatatttttataaatttttttgaataaaacgagtggtcaaacttggtgccctaattataggtcatttgacttttttCATCCCAAGTTTGACCAttcgttttattcaaaaatttgtgcaaaatatcaacTCTTTTGCTGTGGCTTACTTcatcaatacaagttcttcaagaatgagttaaatttgactatattttcataaatttttgaataagacgagtggtcaaacttggtgtcaaaaaaatcaaatgacctataatttggaacggagggagtacggaATAACGTCTCTCTACATTATTTGGGCTATGTttagtttttaaaaaaaaaatctacagtacccatcacatcaaatctttatacacatgcatggagcattaaatgtagttgaaaaaataactaattacataatctAACTGTTTTGAACGAGATTAatttttttaagtctaattagtctataattgaatattaattgtcaaataacaatgaaatgtgcaacagtatcaaaattcaaacttcttcgcgcaactaaacacggcctcatCTTCTTGTTGAGAGAGACCTTCCATGTTTTATTTGCACTTTGAAGTACAACTAGGCTACACGTAGCTAATGTTAATGGTCATGGTTATGGATATGctttcggctggctgtggctggtggctggtgctgatttgttgcgAGAAAAAAGTACTGCCggttggctggtggctggtggctggtggccGGTGGCCGGTGGCCGGTGGCCGGTGCCGATTtggtgtgaaagaaaaatactgctgctgATTGCCGGCAGAACAGAGTCATATGGATTAAAATGTTGCATAAGTCGAGATGTTCCGTGTTCTCACGACTGTCTTCACGGTACACCCATGTTCCCAACAAGCTTATACAATACTCCACTCTAGTTTTTTTAAGCTGCCATGAAAATATAGCGATCAAAACTTCCTCGAAACAAGCGCAATTGTAAAAACCTAGCACCATGTAAAAAAATACACGGCTGGGGGTGAACGGACCTcaccgtttttcattaagaggaagcgactACGGCTTCTCCCGGCCGCGGAAAAACTCCCGAACTCTGGcccatgcccgagagggccAAGCCTTGTGACAAGcacagcgaggggatttttttaccacACGGACTGAAAATTCGCTCTACACGGGAATCGAACTCCGGACGCGGGGGTGCCACCGGACGCCCTCGACCAACCGAGCTAGCGACCTTAGGCAAACCTAGCACCATGTTAACAAATAATTTAGCAAAACAAGGAATACCAATCTGATGTGGTGATCTCAAATAGTTAACACATTTTTTGATACATAGAGAACATCTGAGGAGCTGTGACTCCACATAGATAACTTAAAACAAGGATCAATCCGATGTGGTGATCTCAAATAGTTAACACAATTGTTAAAAGTTTTGCTGGACATTAAGCATTGTTGAAACACTAACGACATCATAGCACCGCCGCTTTTAGTTTTtttactccccccccccccccccccccaattctATTTAGCAACTCCCTCATGTAGCATAGATCAATTCCCAAATTGACATGGCTCTCAAGGTTGAAATGAGAGCCCCCACTCTCGTTTTATTTTCCCCGTTACCAAAAGGCATATTTATTTGCTACCATTCCAACAGCATGCAGGGTTAGGCAGGCTCATGTAGCATAGATCAATTCCCAAGAATGGTGGATGGGGTTATGTCATTCGGGACTCTGCTGGCTCTGTCCTTCACGCTGGGGCAGGGGCCGTGCAGAATGCAATGGATGCTCTCCCAGGGTTTAACTTCCCGGCGGGAAGTAATTTCCCGGTGAAGTCCGGGAACTGGAAACCGGACGGTTTCCGGTGTTTCCGACCAGTTTCCGGCGTTTCCCGATCGGTCTCTCGTTTTTGAGTTTTTGAGTCGGGACGAGAAACGGGAACCGCGGAAACCGCGACGGCTCCCGTCCGGGAAGTTGAACCGCTCTCCACGTTGAAGTGAcaggggttgtttggttacagGGTGAAACTTTAGTCCATATcacattttaaaaaaattagtatttaaaaatattaaataaaggttaattataaaactaaccaCAGAATCATGAGgttaaattgcgagacgaatcactgtagcaaattatgaattaattagactcattagattcgtttcgtcaATTAacactaaaaaaattataagcaaattttatttaatactctaaaataGTAAGATATATTTTTATGTGACAGAAacttaaaaaaaaagttcataGAAACAAACAAGATCTTAAGCTGCTTGGTGGGCGTGAAAGCATCAAGCGATCGGGGGACGATCAAAATCATTGCTGAGACGGGTTCCTTTACTCTGTACCACACGCACATGAATTTGAAGCTCACGTACACTCACACCTCTATGAATATATGTACACAAACTTTATTCTCTATGAGCattttcgaagactgagccggaaAATCCTCTAAATTGACGAAGTCACTACATACGTCTCGCTCtcaagattgacgaagtcaccacaaatGAACACACAACACAAACTCTACCTCTATGAGCATCTTCAAAGACTGAGCAGGAAAATCCTCGAGACTGACGAAGTCACCATAGACGTCTCACTGTCGACGGAAACATCGCCTACCATTAAATGCATAACACCATTAAATTCCAGAATATTCGCTTCTTGAGAAGTCGAATCCAGAACCTCAGATGTTATCGAGGCTCTTCAACCACCAAACTACACACCCTTTCGCATCGTCGTAAGCTttcgtttccaaaaaaaaaatcatggtgAGGATTCAAAACTTTTTCCAATTGGAACATGTTCTTAGTGGATGCAGAGAAGAATTCTATGCAGACGATTCGGATATTTTTTTTTACACCCTGACGGCTCGGATTGGATGCCGATCATATTCACACCTCGATGGGTCGAGTCAATTAATCTCACTCAGCGGGGATTAAACCATAGTTAAAAAACCAATCGAGGTTTAAACCGCGTAAAGCTAAGGCCGCGGTGGCCCGTGGATCGATCCGGGCCCGCACGTGGGCCGAATCCTATAAGAAGAGAGGGCTCCACCTGCGCCCCTCCTCCGTCTTCCTTCCCTTCTCTTCTTCCCCCGACAGCGAACTCGGGAGCCGAGACTCCCGACCGAGAAGGGGAGaactcggcgacggcgagccgaGGGGAGAACAACCCGAGAGGGGTCCTTAATCAGCGATCGAAGAAGGTGGGTGCAGGAGCAAGCCAGCCCGCTGCCACCATGAGGCGCGCCTCGAAGAAGTCGTCCTCGTCCGCCGCGACCGCCAGCGCTGGTAACGCCCCCGCCCCCggatccctccctcctccccttgTTCTCGTGTACCCTGATCGGGTCGCCAGTTCCCGGGCGGCGCGGATGCTCCCCTGTTCGCGGGATTGGATACGGGTGCTATTTCCTCTGGAAGATCCAATCTCGAGACCGCGCCGCGCTGGAGCGCGCTGGACGGTCCGATTCTATGATGCTCGGTGGCTCGGTATATGAGGTTATGGGTCGTTCGATACGAGATTGGAAGGGTATGGGTTAGGTTAGGGGGCTTCGGCGGCTCGGCGTTGTGGTTGTACGAAAAGGTGTTTGAATCTTTGACTGAATTTTGTGTGGAATCGCCAGTCGATTCGTTTTATCTGATAACAGTTTTGTGCAGTCGGCAGGTTTGATCCTTTACCGGCCTATGTGAATTAGTTTCTAAGCAGAAACTTACAGTGATGATGCCGTTTACTGTGTGTGTTTCGATTTGTAGACTATGAGAACCTTAGGTTGCTAGGTGTAGGTTTGAATTATATGCTTATTCTTAACTGAAGGAACTATTGCTGCCATTGTGATGGCCATATAATTGCTACTTTAATTAATTAGGTGGTTAAATTTAATGATTGAGTCACACTTTTCTCAGAAAGTTGTTGTGAAAAAGTACAGTGCATTCCTTCCATAATTTAGGTTAACCTAGTTTGTATGAAATAGCCTCCAACTCTAACTCGAGATTGTGTGGTCTACTTGCTCCTTTTTGTGCCGTCTCACTTAACTCAAGTTCTCTCGTTCTCTTCCATCTTCCATTCTACTAGTTTGACTTTTTCTCATTTGGGTGTTAAATTCAGCCTCATGAATTCATAGTGACTTTCTGACTCTAATACTTAATTACACTCCAACAAGCTTTAAGTTGAGAAGTTTGAACAAGTTGTTATCATGTAATTACAAGTTCTTTAATTAGCTTCATATAGTCTGCCCATCAGCTCATCTTGTGTCGTGGTTGGTTTTAGTAAGCATTTTATTTGTACTTCATTTTCCATTGCACTCTATTGTTCTTCAAATGCATTGGAGTAGGGGCTCCTTTGCTTTCTATTCTAGGGTATGTGTATCTGAATGAATACTAAGCAAACAATTATATTTAGGTGCGGAACAAGTAAATGAAAAAcaaaacagaaaaagaaaaggagtcAGTACAGACCTGACCAGCAGGAAAGCACAACGTGGTGAGCTGCATTGATTCCTTTTCTTCAATTAATTGTGAAAATGTTTGTACTTATCTGTCTGGGTGTGCAAAGAGTGTGCGTTTCTAAATGTCCACATGCATGGATTTGTGTGTCCCTACCAAACATGCCCATATGCTTATATTCCAATTTATGTTGTTATAGGTTAACAGTAAACCTCTACTAGGTGTCTTCTTATAATATTTTTGAGATACATTTATCCTGCAAATACAGAGATGTGCACAGGACAGAGCAATACTTATGTACCTCGGTTTATTCTTTGCAATGGATGGGTTGGGCCTCATGCTATTTGAAATTTTAGACTGCTATTTATTTATGTCAAGCTGATGTTTTCTCTatgtaatttttgtttttttcctaaGATATCATCTAGAAATTGGAATTATCTAATGTAACAACATAATTTTgactcatgttttgtgcttTCTATTTATCTGTTTATGATAATGTTTTCACTATTATTACCAGGCCCTACGAAAGCAGTTTCCAAGGAAGTTGAACGGATTGATCAATTTTTCTATGCTTACGCTGATAACTCATCTGGCATGATTGAGTAAGTCTTTTGTCCAGTAATTCTCAACGTTTCGCCACTCTATGTGTTCTTCTCGTTATGGTCCTCTTTTTATCATATGGGTGATGTGCTAGCTCTTTGTCTTGATGATGATGTGCTTAGTTAATAGCTCAATTTTGCGTCCACCATGTAGTCTAACAACTGAACAGGAATCCCACAGCTTTGATGCGATAATTTTTTCATTAGTACTATGAATCTAATTTGAGAAACCAATATATAATGATATTTGGTATTTTTGTTCGCAATTAGAAAAATGAACCCAAAAAGCTCTTTATGTAGCAGCAGTTAGACCAAACCACAAGGTGCTGAGTCCCAACTAAGGACAGTACCAATGCTGAGTTAACTCACTTAGAAGTTCTCACTAACGGTAGTTTTTGTCTTTTTGCTTTAGTATTATGATAAATCGATTCAGATCCATTGTGAGGACTGGTTTGGGGGTGTTATCTACCAAAGTGGCCCACAGTGGTTGTCTTATATAAATGGTCATGGATGAATCCTTCTATTGTACTTGATAGATATTACAAGATCtactatattttttaaaaactatGCTATGAtactttttcatttttttatttaacttcgtGCAACCGTTCACGCTTACCAATGCAATACTGATT carries:
- the LOC120712468 gene encoding protein ENHANCED DISEASE RESISTANCE 2-like isoform X1: MAATAAAKPPAPPVAAGPGDVSEVELSEAGSPDLGSGSGSGGSGRSAAEYSGWVYHIGVNSIGHEYCHLRFLVIRGRTVAMYKRDPHDTPGLEPIRKGAVGHTLMVEELGRRRVNHGDVYVLRLYNRLDQTKKGEIACATPGEARKWIEAFEQAKQQADHDLMRGVTWNRLQNENEINLDGHRPRVRRYAQGLGKLVRIGKGPEMLLRKSSDLRSQERVNTNFGGYTGDAFEAHEWRYVRTFNGIRIFEDIANPKGGKGILLKSVGVVGANPDTVFEVVLNLDKHKRYEWDMLTADLELVETIDGYCDVVYGTYEPKYLNWWKGKNDFVFSRQWFRGQDGAYTILQSPIGHNKRPPKHGYKRTKINPSTWEIRRLNISGSSPKCVVTLMLEISPSFWGRWKRTHSSNFDKSIPFALLSQVAGLREYFAANPALTSDLPSTVVKSKASEPLIIQSELEDSEPDDEFYDALARGESFEDEDSDDDDGATTPKAGKVKLKNVSWALAGLALKKTKALVETSELVTNSSPVTADPSHFHGTLRRAKSENDPNSWSAPGGEKFMIRGKTYLTDYTKVVGGDPLLKLIAVDWFKVDERFDSVALHPKSLVQSEAAKKIPFILVINLQVPAKPNYNLVMYYAAERPVNKDSLLGRFIDGTDAFRDARFKLIPSIVEGYWMVKRAVGTKACLLGKAVTCNYLRQDNFLEIDVDIGSSSVARSIIGLVLGYVTSIVVDLAILIEAKEEKELPEYILGTVRLNRVNPDSAVSI
- the LOC120712468 gene encoding protein ENHANCED DISEASE RESISTANCE 2-like isoform X2; this encodes MAATAAAKPPAPPVAAGPGDVSEVELSEAGSPDLGSGSGSGGSGRSAAEYSGWVYHIGVNSIGHEYCHLRFLVIRGRTVAMYKRDPHDTPGLEPIRKGAVGHTLMVEELGRRRVNHGDVYVLRLYNRLDQTKKGEIACATPGEARKWIEAFEQAKQQADHDLMRGVTWNRLQNENEINLDGHRPRVRRYAQGLGKLVRIGKGPEMLLRKSSDLRSQERVNTNFGGYTGDAFEAHEWRYVRTFNGIRIFEDIANPKGGKGILLKSVGVVGANPDTVFEVVLNLDKHKRYEWDMLTADLELVETIDGYCDVVYGTYEPKYLNWWKGKNDFVFSRQWFRGQDGAYTILQSPIGHNKRPPKHGYKRTKINPSTWEIRRLNISGSSPKCVVTLMLEISPSFWGRWKRTHSSNFDKSIPFALLSQVAGLREYFAANPALTSDLPSTVVKSKASEPLIIQSELEDSEPDDEFYDALARGESFEDEDSDDDDGATTPKAGKVKLKNVSWALAGLALKKTKALVETSELVTNSSPVTADPSHFHGTLRRAKSENDPNSWSAPGGEKFMIRGKTYLTDYTKVVGGDPLLKLIAVDWFKVDERFDSVALHPKSLVQVPAKPNYNLVMYYAAERPVNKDSLLGRFIDGTDAFRDARFKLIPSIVEGYWMVKRAVGTKACLLGKAVTCNYLRQDNFLEIDVDIGSSSVARSIIGLVLGYVTSIVVDLAILIEAKEEKELPEYILGTVRLNRVNPDSAVSI